A stretch of the Amycolatopsis sp. BJA-103 genome encodes the following:
- a CDS encoding S8 family serine peptidase has protein sequence MVGIAGKSAVAGGVAFVALLGTPVPGTAVAEQCANPTGTYTAAVPWGQRLIDPARIWPLSRGTGQLVAVIGTGVDGRNGQFAPGQLVGGQGTEAEDCDGRGTIAAGIVGAQPDPSTTFTGIAPGAKILPIRYTQVNGGGDPGQLASAIETALNRGAGIILIAVPAATDNPALTGAVSRAREKGALIVSPAAGTQQGQTSYPTATPGVLAVGSTNQAGEAVQTESGAYVGVSAPGAELVSTSAGAGGTVAHRWPVSDPSLAAAHVAGVAALVRAYHPELSPEQVVARLTLTAHRGPNGAHDPRRGWGAIDAYAAVSAAIPAGTPGPGGPPSVGPDTYVVPAAAPARANADKVAGVLAVVGVAVAIAAGVVVAAARRGKRRGWRPSRFRAS, from the coding sequence ATGGTGGGCATTGCCGGTAAAAGTGCCGTCGCGGGAGGCGTGGCCTTCGTGGCACTGCTCGGCACCCCCGTCCCGGGGACGGCGGTCGCCGAGCAGTGCGCGAACCCGACGGGCACCTACACCGCGGCCGTCCCGTGGGGGCAACGGCTGATCGATCCCGCGCGGATCTGGCCGCTCTCCCGCGGCACCGGCCAGCTCGTCGCGGTGATCGGCACCGGGGTCGACGGCCGCAACGGCCAGTTCGCGCCCGGTCAGCTCGTCGGCGGCCAGGGCACCGAGGCCGAAGACTGCGACGGCCGGGGCACCATCGCCGCCGGGATCGTCGGCGCGCAACCGGATCCGTCCACCACGTTCACCGGGATCGCGCCCGGCGCCAAGATCCTCCCGATCCGCTACACCCAGGTGAACGGCGGCGGCGACCCCGGGCAGCTCGCGTCCGCCATCGAGACCGCGCTGAACCGCGGCGCCGGGATCATCCTGATCGCCGTCCCGGCCGCTACCGACAACCCCGCGCTGACCGGCGCCGTCTCGCGCGCCAGGGAGAAGGGCGCGCTGATCGTCTCTCCCGCCGCGGGAACGCAGCAGGGCCAGACGTCCTATCCGACCGCGACCCCGGGCGTGCTCGCCGTGGGTTCGACCAACCAGGCCGGCGAGGCGGTGCAGACGGAATCCGGTGCCTACGTGGGGGTTTCGGCGCCCGGCGCCGAACTGGTCAGCACTTCCGCGGGCGCGGGCGGGACCGTGGCGCACCGGTGGCCGGTGAGCGATCCCAGCCTGGCCGCCGCGCACGTCGCCGGTGTCGCGGCGCTCGTGCGCGCGTATCACCCGGAGCTGTCGCCGGAGCAGGTCGTCGCCCGGCTGACGCTGACCGCGCACCGCGGTCCGAACGGGGCGCACGATCCCCGGCGGGGCTGGGGCGCGATCGATGCCTACGCGGCCGTTTCCGCCGCCATCCCGGCCGGTACGCCCGGTCCGGGAGGACCGCCGAGCGTCGGTCCGGACACCTACGTGGTCCCCGCGGCCGCCCCCGCGCGAGCGAACGCGGACAAGGTCGCGGGCGTACTCGCCGTCGTCGGGGTGGCCGTCGCCATCGCGGCGGGAGTGGTGGTGGCCGCGGCCAGGCGGGGCAAGCGCCGGGGCTGGCGGCCTTCGCGTTTTCGCGCCTCGTGA
- a CDS encoding alpha/beta hydrolase: MASSAGGYRVAPARLEAAAAELEQRAGVLKTAQTALAGENVPATAFGQVSASSAASATFTKTIKDVAGKLDGQLTKATVIHQGLSAAAGGYRRADVQVAASYRALMPESPLPKAGNPAGVGGAADTGQWAAAIAENRTKVSDALTSERERLANLLAHGGKADDITNARNRIALYEDIIANDRQILRFDPRELGRIAELVGRIEPGTRNVGLFVPGVNTSFDNFQSYADLGKSLVAADATGRTAMVVWADGVFPQNVITEGPAAHYAQTMAPELKAFGDELRGQIDSHAGPGVVVTAVGHSYGGATVGLAEQLGLRADQVLHVESAGMGHGIWGPDDLPASQAGVQRYSMTAPFDPIVVAQGNAGLVEWLGAGHGADPDRFPGVVELETGRDANGDLQWGMDSHSGVLKPGSDSWNNIYGVITGGPLTHEGFTSGSLREMAVEGVGRGL; this comes from the coding sequence ATGGCATCCAGTGCGGGCGGTTACCGAGTCGCCCCCGCCAGGCTCGAAGCGGCGGCGGCCGAACTCGAACAGCGCGCCGGCGTGCTCAAGACGGCGCAGACCGCGCTCGCGGGTGAGAACGTCCCCGCCACCGCGTTCGGCCAGGTTTCGGCCTCCAGCGCGGCTTCCGCGACGTTCACCAAGACGATCAAGGACGTCGCGGGCAAACTCGACGGCCAGCTCACCAAGGCGACGGTGATCCACCAGGGTCTCAGCGCGGCGGCGGGCGGCTACCGGCGCGCCGACGTCCAGGTCGCCGCCTCGTACCGCGCCCTGATGCCGGAGAGCCCGTTGCCCAAGGCCGGGAATCCGGCGGGTGTCGGCGGCGCGGCCGACACCGGGCAGTGGGCGGCGGCGATCGCCGAGAACCGCACCAAGGTCTCCGACGCGCTGACGTCGGAGCGCGAGCGGCTCGCGAACCTCTTGGCGCACGGCGGAAAAGCCGACGACATCACGAACGCGCGCAACCGCATCGCGCTGTACGAGGACATCATCGCCAACGACCGGCAGATCCTCCGGTTCGATCCGCGCGAGCTCGGGCGTATCGCCGAACTGGTCGGCCGGATCGAACCGGGCACCCGCAATGTCGGGCTGTTCGTCCCGGGCGTCAACACCTCGTTCGACAACTTCCAGAGCTACGCCGACCTCGGCAAGAGCCTGGTCGCCGCGGACGCCACCGGACGGACCGCGATGGTGGTCTGGGCCGACGGCGTCTTCCCCCAGAACGTGATCACCGAAGGCCCCGCCGCGCACTACGCGCAGACGATGGCGCCCGAACTCAAGGCGTTCGGCGACGAACTGCGCGGCCAGATCGACAGCCACGCCGGCCCCGGCGTCGTGGTCACCGCCGTCGGGCACAGCTACGGCGGCGCGACCGTGGGGCTCGCCGAGCAGCTCGGGCTCCGGGCCGACCAGGTGCTGCACGTCGAATCCGCGGGCATGGGACACGGGATCTGGGGCCCGGACGATCTTCCGGCCAGCCAGGCCGGTGTGCAGCGATACTCCATGACGGCCCCCTTCGACCCGATCGTGGTCGCGCAGGGCAACGCGGGCCTCGTCGAATGGCTCGGCGCCGGGCACGGAGCGGACCCCGACCGCTTCCCCGGCGTCGTCGAACTGGAAACCGGCCGCGACGCGAACGGCGACCTGCAGTGGGGCATGGATTCCCACAGCGGGGTGCTCAAGCCCGGTTCGGATTCGTGGAACAACATCTACGGTGTGATCACGGGCGGACCGCTCACGCACGAGGGCTTCACGAGTGGCTCGCTGCGGGAGATGGCCGTCGAAGGCGTGGGCCGAGGCCTGTGA
- the bsaP gene encoding biotin synthase auxiliary protein BsaP, producing the protein MTSSDRPAFCVHCGQPSDGGAEHPACHNPRTALEPPRYCTFCARRMVVQITPVGWTARCSRHGELAG; encoded by the coding sequence GTGACGTCCTCTGACCGACCGGCGTTCTGCGTCCACTGTGGACAGCCGTCCGACGGCGGCGCGGAACATCCCGCTTGCCACAACCCGAGAACGGCCCTCGAACCGCCGCGCTACTGCACGTTCTGCGCGCGGCGGATGGTCGTCCAGATCACCCCGGTGGGCTGGACGGCCCGGTGCAGCCGTCACGGTGAACTGGCCGGCTGA
- the bioB gene encoding biotin synthase BioB, giving the protein MTTAPETVDILAVAREQVLERGVGLGEEQLLEVLRLGDDHLTDLLALAHEVRMRWCGPEVEVEGIISLKTGGCPEDCHFCSQSGRFPTPVRSAWLDIPGLVKAARQTVETGATEFCIVAAVRGPDKRLLSQVREGIKAIREDGNDIQIACSLGMLTQEQVDELVEMGVHRYNHNLETARSHFANVVTTHTWEERWETLRMIREAGMEVCCGGIIGMGESVEQRAEFAAQLAELNPDECTMNFLIPQPGTPYEGYEVVEGKDALRTVAAFRLAMPRPLLRFSGGRELTFGDLGTKQGMLGGINAIIVGNYLTNLGRPATADLEMLDELKMPVKAISDVL; this is encoded by the coding sequence GTGACCACAGCCCCGGAGACCGTCGACATCCTCGCCGTGGCGCGTGAACAGGTCCTCGAGCGTGGCGTCGGCCTCGGCGAGGAGCAGCTCCTCGAAGTCCTGCGGCTCGGCGACGACCACCTGACCGATCTGCTGGCGCTGGCCCACGAGGTGCGGATGCGCTGGTGCGGCCCCGAGGTCGAGGTCGAGGGCATCATCAGCCTCAAGACCGGCGGCTGCCCCGAGGACTGCCACTTCTGCTCGCAGTCCGGCCGCTTCCCGACGCCGGTGCGTTCGGCGTGGCTGGACATCCCCGGCCTGGTCAAGGCCGCCCGTCAGACCGTCGAGACCGGCGCGACCGAGTTCTGCATCGTCGCCGCCGTCCGCGGTCCCGACAAGCGGCTGCTCTCGCAGGTCCGCGAGGGGATCAAGGCCATCCGCGAGGACGGCAACGACATCCAGATCGCCTGCTCGCTCGGCATGCTCACCCAGGAACAGGTCGACGAGCTCGTCGAGATGGGCGTGCACCGCTACAACCACAACCTGGAGACCGCGCGCTCGCATTTCGCGAACGTCGTCACCACGCACACGTGGGAAGAGCGCTGGGAGACCCTGCGCATGATCCGCGAGGCGGGCATGGAGGTCTGCTGCGGCGGCATCATCGGCATGGGGGAGAGCGTCGAACAGCGCGCCGAGTTCGCGGCGCAGCTGGCCGAGCTGAACCCGGACGAATGCACGATGAACTTCCTCATCCCGCAGCCGGGAACGCCGTACGAGGGCTACGAGGTCGTCGAAGGCAAGGACGCGCTGCGCACCGTCGCCGCGTTCCGGCTCGCGATGCCCCGCCCGCTGCTGCGCTTCTCCGGCGGCCGTGAGCTGACCTTCGGCGACCTGGGCACCAAGCAGGGCATGCTCGGCGGCATCAACGCGATCATCGTCGGCAACTACCTGACCAACCTCGGCCGCCCGGCCACCGCGGACCTGGAGATGCTCGACGAGCTGAAGATGCCGGTGAAGGCGATCAGTGACGTCCTCTGA
- a CDS encoding L-aspartate oxidase, whose product MTDPVTALQAKTHPEWEAAADLVVIGSGVAGLTAALRAQELGLRVLVVTKAAVSDGNTRWAQGGVAVVLEGEHEQGDSVGKHAADTLTAGAGLCEEEAVRSVIAGGPAAVARLRAEGARFDPAVEGRPELARTREGGHSAFRVIHAGGDATGAEVERTLVAKAGDRRIPVLEHHIAVDAIRTPAGEVAGVTVLDHHGVPGVVRASAVLLASGGLGQLYQATSNPELATGDGLALALRAGAQLADVEFVQFHPTVLFTPGARGRCPLVTEAVRGEGATLHDATGASVMRGVHPLGDLAPRDVVSAAITRRMVQAPGGVDDHVFLDATGITGFAKRFPTVHAACAVIGLDPAKDPIPVTPAAHFACGGVVTTVDGRSGVRGLYAAGEVARTGLHGANRLASNSLLEGLVVGRRVAEAAAADLAAGLLADPRRGVLKPPATVAVTDRDALQRAMSRYAAIGRDEEGLAVVGSVLDLSVIESPLWTPRIVEDAALTVVAEALVAAAARRTESRGCHVRTDFPGRDDNTWQRGQLIRLSPSGQPVLADPIALEGVA is encoded by the coding sequence ATGACCGACCCGGTTACCGCCCTTCAGGCGAAAACCCACCCGGAGTGGGAGGCCGCCGCCGATCTTGTGGTGATCGGCAGCGGAGTGGCCGGGCTCACCGCCGCGCTGCGCGCCCAGGAGCTCGGCCTGCGCGTCCTGGTGGTCACCAAGGCGGCGGTCTCCGACGGGAACACCCGGTGGGCGCAGGGCGGGGTCGCGGTCGTGCTGGAAGGTGAGCACGAGCAGGGCGATTCGGTCGGCAAGCACGCCGCGGACACGCTCACCGCCGGTGCCGGGCTCTGCGAAGAGGAGGCCGTCCGCTCGGTCATCGCGGGCGGCCCGGCCGCGGTGGCCAGGCTCCGGGCCGAGGGCGCCCGCTTCGACCCGGCGGTCGAAGGGCGGCCCGAACTCGCCCGTACGCGGGAAGGCGGGCACAGCGCTTTCCGGGTCATCCACGCGGGCGGCGACGCGACCGGGGCCGAGGTCGAACGGACGCTGGTCGCGAAGGCCGGTGACCGGCGGATCCCGGTGCTGGAACACCACATCGCCGTCGACGCGATCCGCACGCCCGCCGGCGAGGTGGCGGGCGTGACCGTGCTGGACCACCACGGCGTTCCCGGGGTCGTCCGGGCATCCGCCGTGCTGCTGGCCAGCGGCGGGCTGGGGCAGCTCTACCAGGCGACGTCGAATCCGGAGCTCGCCACGGGCGACGGGCTGGCGCTCGCGTTGCGCGCGGGAGCGCAGCTCGCGGACGTCGAGTTCGTTCAGTTCCACCCGACGGTCCTGTTCACTCCGGGCGCGCGCGGCCGGTGCCCGCTGGTCACCGAAGCGGTGCGCGGTGAGGGCGCGACCCTGCACGACGCGACGGGCGCTTCGGTCATGCGCGGGGTGCACCCGCTCGGTGATCTCGCGCCCCGGGACGTCGTGTCGGCGGCGATCACGCGCCGGATGGTGCAGGCTCCCGGCGGTGTCGACGACCACGTCTTCCTCGACGCCACAGGGATCACCGGGTTCGCGAAGCGGTTCCCGACCGTGCACGCGGCGTGCGCGGTGATCGGTCTCGACCCGGCGAAGGACCCGATCCCGGTCACGCCCGCGGCGCATTTCGCCTGCGGTGGCGTCGTGACCACTGTGGACGGACGGTCCGGCGTCCGCGGCCTCTACGCGGCGGGCGAGGTCGCGAGGACCGGCCTGCACGGGGCGAACCGCTTGGCCTCCAACAGTTTGCTCGAAGGACTCGTCGTCGGGCGCCGGGTGGCCGAGGCGGCCGCCGCGGACCTCGCCGCCGGGTTGCTCGCGGACCCGCGTCGCGGTGTGCTCAAGCCGCCCGCCACGGTCGCGGTCACCGATCGCGACGCGTTGCAGCGCGCGATGAGCCGGTACGCCGCGATCGGCCGCGACGAGGAGGGGCTCGCCGTCGTCGGTTCGGTGCTGGATCTTTCGGTGATCGAGAGTCCTTTGTGGACGCCTCGGATCGTCGAGGACGCCGCCCTCACGGTGGTGGCTGAGGCGTTGGTCGCGGCGGCCGCGCGCCGGACGGAATCCCGGGGCTGCCACGTGCGGACCGACTTCCCCGGACGTGACGACAACACCTGGCAACGCGGCCAGCTCATCCGGCTCAGCCCGTCCGGGCAGCCGGTACTGGCCGATCCGATCGCTTTGGAGGGTGTGGCATGA
- a CDS encoding M48 family metallopeptidase, which produces MTDDIEVSRHNAVRFPGISPRAYEHPVDRGALATLRAVPGFAQVVKAVSGFYSERGERLMALASGIRVGPKQYPELDKLRNECAETLDLERVPNLYVARSPEVNAQTIGMDEPFIVLNTAAVEAMDLASLRFVIGHEMGHVLSGHAVYRTIMLRLIGLQMSMSWTPVSAIGIRVVIAALREWYRKAELSCDRAGLLCSQDPTAALRSQILVAGGIDPSKIDIPAFLQQAAEYESVDDIRDSYLKLRYVETMSHPLAVVRAAQLQKWAASEEYRAILAGQYPRRDADAPSSTWTDDLKSAAKSYKDSWNSSADPLTKVFSDVGEAVSGAAGKVWNKFGNGSDSTPESGK; this is translated from the coding sequence TTGACCGACGACATCGAGGTTTCCCGGCACAACGCCGTCCGCTTCCCGGGTATCAGCCCGCGTGCCTACGAACACCCCGTCGACCGCGGCGCGCTGGCCACCCTGCGCGCGGTTCCCGGGTTCGCGCAGGTCGTGAAGGCGGTTTCGGGCTTCTACTCCGAACGCGGCGAGCGGCTCATGGCGCTCGCGTCCGGCATCCGGGTGGGCCCGAAGCAGTACCCGGAACTGGACAAGCTCCGCAACGAATGCGCCGAGACCCTCGACCTCGAGCGCGTGCCGAACCTGTACGTCGCCCGCAGCCCCGAGGTCAACGCGCAGACGATCGGCATGGACGAGCCGTTCATCGTGCTCAACACCGCGGCCGTCGAAGCGATGGACCTCGCGTCGCTGCGGTTCGTGATCGGGCACGAGATGGGGCACGTGCTGTCCGGGCACGCGGTGTACCGCACCATCATGCTCCGGCTGATCGGCCTGCAGATGTCGATGTCGTGGACGCCGGTGAGCGCGATCGGCATCCGCGTCGTCATCGCCGCGCTGCGCGAGTGGTACCGCAAGGCCGAACTGTCGTGCGACCGCGCCGGGCTGCTGTGCTCGCAGGACCCGACGGCGGCGCTGCGGTCGCAGATCCTGGTCGCGGGCGGCATCGACCCCTCGAAGATCGACATCCCGGCGTTCCTGCAGCAGGCGGCCGAGTACGAATCGGTCGACGACATCCGCGACAGCTACCTGAAGCTGCGCTACGTCGAGACGATGTCGCATCCGCTGGCCGTCGTGCGGGCCGCGCAACTGCAGAAGTGGGCCGCTTCCGAGGAGTACCGGGCGATCCTGGCGGGCCAGTACCCGCGCCGCGACGCGGACGCGCCGTCCTCCACCTGGACCGACGACCTGAAGTCGGCCGCGAAGTCCTACAAGGATTCCTGGAACAGCTCGGCCGACCCGCTGACGAAGGTGTTCAGCGACGTCGGCGAGGCGGTGTCCGGTGCGGCGGGCAAGGTGTGGAACAAGTTCGGCAACGGCTCCGACAGCACCCCGGAGTCCGGTAAGTAG
- the nadC gene encoding carboxylating nicotinate-nucleotide diphosphorylase, which produces MSEFSHWVTKALVDHGLDVPDVHRVVTTALAEDLRYGPDATTNATVPESAHALAELTPRKAGVIAGIPVALAVFDVVLGSGLEILAARDDGERLTAGEPALVVRGPVRGLLTAERTALNLLCHLSGIATATATWVSTVDGTGCRVRDSRKTLPGLRLLEKYAVRAGGGVNHRLGLGDAVLIKDNHVVAAGSVTAALAAAREHAPELHCEVEVDDLDQLEEALAAGADEVLLDNFTPDECAKAVDRRDEVSPKTRLESSGGLRLDVARAYAESGVDFLAVGALTHSSPALDLGMDLR; this is translated from the coding sequence ATGAGCGAATTCTCCCACTGGGTCACCAAGGCGCTGGTCGACCACGGTCTCGACGTCCCCGACGTCCACCGGGTCGTCACGACGGCGCTGGCCGAGGACCTCCGCTACGGACCCGACGCGACGACGAACGCCACCGTGCCCGAGTCCGCGCACGCGCTGGCCGAGCTCACACCCAGGAAAGCGGGCGTGATCGCCGGGATCCCGGTGGCTCTCGCGGTTTTCGACGTCGTCCTCGGTTCGGGCCTGGAGATCCTGGCCGCCCGCGACGACGGCGAGCGGCTGACCGCCGGGGAGCCCGCGCTGGTCGTGCGCGGCCCGGTGCGCGGTCTGCTCACCGCCGAACGCACCGCGCTGAACCTGCTGTGCCACCTTTCCGGCATCGCCACCGCGACCGCCACCTGGGTGTCCACTGTGGACGGCACCGGCTGCCGCGTCCGCGATTCCCGCAAGACCCTGCCCGGCCTGCGGCTGCTGGAGAAGTACGCCGTCCGCGCGGGCGGCGGGGTGAACCACCGGCTCGGTCTCGGCGACGCGGTGCTGATCAAGGACAACCACGTCGTCGCCGCCGGTTCGGTGACGGCGGCACTGGCCGCGGCCCGCGAGCACGCGCCCGAACTGCACTGCGAGGTCGAGGTCGACGACCTGGACCAGCTGGAGGAGGCGCTCGCCGCGGGTGCCGACGAGGTGCTGCTCGACAACTTCACCCCCGACGAGTGCGCGAAGGCCGTCGACCGGCGCGACGAGGTCTCGCCGAAGACCCGCCTCGAATCCTCGGGCGGACTGCGGCTGGACGTCGCGCGGGCCTACGCCGAGTCCGGTGTGGACTTCCTCGCCGTCGGCGCGCTCACCCATTCCTCACCCGCGCTCGACCTCGGGATGGACCTGCGCTGA
- a CDS encoding DUF2567 domain-containing protein, which yields MGETSGKPAHLSSSVSDPWSVPVLPRPRRPHPKVVIKADLLPAVSVLSTAGLLGFPLAWLWSRLAPPQRMRVINDRGGLAPLELESWHRFDDLAIYGFLALGAGLLIGVVTWMLRERRGPVVLIAATGGATLAGWLGATMGVSFANGRYEIAAAPAVGDVIAKAPQLESTWIMLAAPLMTTLVYTLLTAWNGREDLGRRLG from the coding sequence TTGGGCGAGACGTCGGGAAAACCGGCACACCTGTCTTCCAGCGTGTCCGACCCCTGGTCGGTGCCCGTGCTGCCGAGGCCGCGCCGCCCACACCCGAAGGTCGTCATCAAGGCCGATCTGCTGCCGGCGGTCAGCGTGCTGTCCACGGCGGGCCTGCTCGGCTTCCCGCTGGCCTGGCTGTGGTCGCGGCTCGCACCGCCGCAGCGGATGCGCGTGATCAACGACCGCGGCGGTCTCGCGCCGCTGGAACTGGAGAGCTGGCACCGCTTCGACGACCTCGCGATCTACGGTTTCCTCGCGCTCGGCGCCGGGCTGCTGATCGGCGTCGTGACCTGGATGCTGCGGGAACGCCGCGGTCCGGTCGTGCTGATCGCCGCGACCGGCGGCGCGACCCTCGCGGGCTGGCTGGGCGCGACGATGGGCGTCTCGTTCGCCAACGGCCGCTACGAGATCGCCGCGGCACCGGCCGTCGGCGACGTCATCGCGAAGGCGCCACAGCTCGAATCGACGTGGATCATGCTCGCCGCGCCGCTGATGACCACGCTGGTGTACACGCTGCTGACCGCCTGGAACGGGCGAGAAGATCTGGGTCGCCGCCTCGGCTGA
- a CDS encoding LON peptidase substrate-binding domain-containing protein produces MTEPSDESTGKAILPLFPLQTVLLPGTHLPLHIFEPRYRQLMTDLVGDVIPDREFGVVALRSAMIREVSGPEHVHEVGCSTVLREAKRLPDGRFDVVTTARRRFRLLEIDRVSAPYLIGSVEWIPDDRVSSVHGDTVARLADVAKAAHRRYCESAWHADDWTTPPDDGDIAALAYRLTADCLLPMEDRQRLLEESNPLRRLRIACRLLTREAGFLSTLGAVPMPPGELGEFTRPSNLN; encoded by the coding sequence GTGACCGAGCCGAGCGATGAGTCCACCGGGAAGGCGATCTTGCCGCTGTTCCCGCTACAGACCGTGCTTCTGCCCGGAACACACCTCCCTCTGCACATTTTCGAACCGCGGTACCGGCAGCTGATGACCGACCTCGTCGGTGACGTCATCCCGGACCGCGAGTTCGGGGTCGTCGCGCTGCGTTCGGCGATGATCCGGGAGGTGAGCGGGCCCGAGCACGTCCACGAAGTCGGCTGCAGCACGGTGCTGCGCGAGGCGAAACGGCTGCCGGACGGCAGATTCGACGTCGTCACCACCGCGCGGCGCCGGTTCCGGCTGCTCGAAATAGACCGCGTCTCCGCGCCCTACCTGATCGGCTCGGTCGAATGGATACCCGACGACCGGGTCTCGTCGGTGCACGGCGACACCGTCGCCAGGCTCGCCGACGTCGCCAAGGCCGCGCACCGGCGCTACTGCGAGTCCGCCTGGCACGCCGACGACTGGACCACCCCGCCCGACGACGGCGACATCGCGGCGCTCGCGTACCGGCTCACCGCCGACTGCCTGCTCCCGATGGAGGACCGGCAGCGCCTGCTGGAGGAGTCCAACCCGCTGCGGCGGCTGCGGATCGCGTGCCGGCTGCTGACGCGGGAGGCCGGGTTCCTCAGCACGCTCGGCGCGGTCCCGATGCCGCCGGGGGAACTCGGCGAGTTCACGCGCCCCTCGAACCTGAACTGA
- the nadA gene encoding quinolinate synthase NadA gives MTSTLQNDLTPYGGVVADAAWAEEVRSLARQRDAVLLAHNYQVPEIQDIADFTGDSLALSRIAASSEASTIVFCGVHFMAETAKILAPEKTVLIPDARAGCSLADSITGAELRAWKAEHPGAVVVSYVNTTAEVKAETDICCTSSNAVDVVASIPADQEVLFLPDQFLGAHVKRVTGRENMHIWAGECHVHAGINGAELAERAAENPDADLFIHPECGCATSALYLAGEGAVAPERVKILSTGDMVHAARDTKAKSVLVATEIGMIHQLRKAAPEIDFRAVNDRASCRYMKMITPAALLRSLREGADEVHVDIETAARARASVQRMIEIGQPGGGE, from the coding sequence ATGACGAGCACCCTGCAGAACGACCTGACTCCCTACGGTGGCGTCGTCGCCGACGCGGCTTGGGCGGAGGAGGTGCGGAGCCTCGCTCGCCAGCGCGACGCCGTCCTGCTCGCGCACAACTACCAGGTCCCCGAGATCCAGGACATCGCCGATTTCACCGGCGATTCCCTCGCGCTCAGCCGGATCGCGGCGAGCAGTGAAGCGTCCACCATCGTCTTCTGCGGCGTGCACTTCATGGCCGAGACGGCGAAGATCCTGGCGCCCGAGAAGACGGTCCTGATCCCGGACGCGCGGGCCGGCTGCTCGCTCGCGGACTCGATCACCGGCGCCGAACTGCGCGCCTGGAAGGCCGAGCACCCCGGCGCCGTCGTCGTGTCGTACGTGAACACCACGGCCGAGGTCAAGGCGGAGACCGACATCTGCTGCACGTCGTCGAACGCCGTCGACGTGGTCGCCTCGATCCCCGCTGACCAGGAGGTTCTGTTCCTGCCGGACCAGTTCCTCGGCGCGCACGTCAAGCGCGTGACGGGCCGCGAGAACATGCACATCTGGGCCGGTGAGTGCCACGTGCACGCCGGGATCAACGGTGCCGAACTGGCCGAGCGGGCCGCGGAGAACCCGGACGCCGACCTGTTCATCCACCCGGAATGCGGCTGCGCGACGTCGGCGCTGTACCTCGCGGGCGAGGGCGCCGTCGCCCCCGAGCGGGTCAAGATCCTCTCGACCGGCGACATGGTCCACGCCGCCCGCGACACCAAGGCGAAGTCGGTCCTCGTCGCCACGGAGATCGGCATGATCCACCAGCTGCGCAAGGCCGCGCCGGAGATCGACTTCCGCGCGGTGAACGACCGGGCGTCCTGCCGGTACATGAAGATGATCACGCCTGCCGCCCTGCTGCGGTCGCTGCGTGAGGGTGCCGACGAGGTCCACGTCGACATCGAGACCGCCGCCCGTGCCCGCGCTTCCGTGCAGCGCATGATCGAGATCGGGCAGCCTGGCGGCGGAGAATGA
- a CDS encoding NUDIX hydrolase: MRSDTLRVLLWRRALDPHLGRWSLPGGRLRPDEDVEASIRRQLAEKVDVRQLKHVEQLAVFSAPDRVPGPRVVATAFLGLVPSDVDPEIPEDTEWHDVSELPRTAFDHESIVLRARDRLRSKLCYTNLGFALAPEEFTVSALRGLYSAALGYRVSATNLQRVLSRRGLLLPTGHTAPPGRSGGRPAALFSFAGKGMQITDPFAVFRPPAAK; this comes from the coding sequence GTGCGCTCGGACACACTCCGGGTCCTGCTGTGGCGGCGCGCGCTCGATCCGCATCTGGGCCGCTGGTCCCTGCCGGGCGGCAGGCTTCGCCCGGATGAAGACGTCGAGGCGTCCATTCGGCGGCAGCTCGCGGAGAAGGTCGACGTACGCCAGTTGAAGCATGTGGAGCAGCTGGCGGTGTTCAGCGCGCCGGACCGGGTGCCGGGCCCGCGCGTCGTGGCGACGGCGTTCCTCGGCCTCGTACCGTCCGATGTGGACCCCGAGATCCCGGAAGACACCGAATGGCACGACGTTTCCGAGCTGCCGCGGACGGCGTTCGACCACGAGTCCATCGTGCTGCGCGCGCGGGACCGGCTCCGGTCGAAACTCTGCTACACGAATCTCGGGTTCGCGCTCGCCCCGGAAGAGTTCACCGTATCGGCGTTGAGGGGGCTCTACTCGGCTGCGCTGGGTTACCGGGTGTCCGCGACGAACCTGCAGCGTGTGCTGTCCCGGCGAGGGCTGCTCCTGCCCACCGGGCACACCGCTCCGCCCGGGCGCAGCGGTGGGCGTCCGGCGGCCCTCTTCTCCTTCGCGGGCAAGGGGATGCAGATCACCGACCCGTTCGCGGTGTTCCGCCCGCCCGCCGCGAAGTGA